In Luteibacter mycovicinus, a genomic segment contains:
- a CDS encoding DsbA family oxidoreductase, with protein MPTPLKIDFVSDIACPWCVIGLGGLEIALERLKDEVEPSLVFHPFELNPNMVAGGENTLEHIVGKYGISADEARVNRERIAARAADLGFTMSTSDASRIYNTFDAHRLLAWAREQGRQLELKRQLFVVNFTEQTDPGNHDALVDAAAKVGLDRDAARAVLDSDRYAEEVRRDEALWQSRGISGVPAVIVNDRYLISGGQPPEEFERQLRGIAAEAQTD; from the coding sequence ATGCCCACGCCCCTGAAAATCGACTTCGTCTCCGACATTGCCTGCCCCTGGTGCGTCATCGGCCTGGGCGGCCTCGAAATCGCCCTCGAGCGTCTGAAGGACGAGGTTGAGCCGTCGCTGGTCTTCCATCCCTTTGAGTTGAACCCGAACATGGTCGCGGGTGGTGAGAACACGCTGGAGCATATCGTCGGCAAGTACGGCATCTCGGCTGACGAGGCGCGGGTCAACCGCGAGCGGATCGCGGCACGGGCGGCGGACCTGGGTTTCACCATGAGCACCTCGGATGCCAGTCGCATCTACAACACCTTCGACGCGCACCGTCTGCTGGCCTGGGCTCGTGAGCAGGGCAGGCAGCTCGAACTCAAGCGTCAGCTGTTCGTCGTGAACTTCACCGAGCAGACCGACCCGGGCAACCACGACGCGCTGGTCGACGCCGCCGCGAAGGTGGGTCTGGATCGCGACGCCGCCCGGGCCGTGCTGGATTCCGACCGTTACGCGGAAGAGGTGCGCCGCGATGAGGCGCTCTGGCAGAGCCGGGGCATCTCCGGCGTCCCGGCCGTGATCGTTAACGACCGCTACCTGATCTCTGGCGGACAGCCTCCCGAGGAGTTCGAGCGGCAGTTGCGCGGTATCGCCGCTGAGGCTCAGACTGACTGA
- a CDS encoding VOC family protein: MKRVTGIGGIFFQARDPVALRAWYKAHLGIDVQDWGGAELRWADAATDPAAGSTIWSIGAAGGDQFPVGAAPFMINYRVDDLDALLQLLRDEGCEVLEKADDSGYGKFGWVMDPEGNKVELWEPPE, translated from the coding sequence ATGAAGCGAGTCACCGGTATTGGCGGAATCTTCTTTCAGGCACGCGACCCCGTCGCGCTGCGCGCCTGGTACAAGGCGCACCTGGGCATCGACGTGCAGGACTGGGGCGGCGCGGAACTCCGCTGGGCCGATGCGGCGACCGATCCTGCCGCGGGTAGCACGATCTGGTCGATAGGTGCCGCCGGGGGCGACCAGTTCCCCGTCGGCGCCGCACCTTTCATGATCAATTACCGTGTGGACGACCTGGACGCCTTGCTCCAGCTGCTGCGCGATGAGGGCTGCGAGGTCCTCGAGAAGGCCGACGACTCCGGGTACGGCAAGTTCGGCTGGGTGATGGATCCGGAGGGCAACAAGGTCGAGCTGTGGGAACCGCCGGAATAA
- a CDS encoding M1 family metallopeptidase: MRYPLLLGLGLALGTVACTPSAPPAPPPLTDYTRNSGAPRAPEQLAVTFDHADLGIRVDPVRHWIEGDARLTFGVTAPLKRVVLDLDRNLPIDSVEVDGKALTVSGYRNPDGRLSIDLPRPLGAGAKTTVRVVYHGSPHTAVHAPWDGGFVWATTPDGKPWVATAVEGEGCDLFWPCIDHPQGRPKLVDEHITVPAPLVAVGNGVAMGMDEANGMRTYHWRSHDVSTYGVALNIAPYRELSASYKSRFGNVIPLHYWYVDDEKKAKQLFAEFPAMLDFLESAVGPYPFGTEKMGVAETPFKGMEHQTVNAYGNEYAKNVYGYDDLLQHELAHEWFGNQMTNANWDDMWLHEAFATYMQPAYAESIGGKMSYFASLMQIRSRIANHHPIVSGTPRREEDVYEDERGGPGQDIYNKGALMLHTLRNLIGDEAFYRAARELVYGTDHPVPGNFAPRYGTTKEYIDIVDRVTGKDMHWFFNVYLYQAALPEIVTTREGQQLHLAWSVPGKGPFPMPVDVRVGDRIVSLPMTDGRGDVTLPEGASYTVDPDSKLLRRDTGIEAYRDYMDKRKPRPH; the protein is encoded by the coding sequence ATGCGATACCCCCTCCTGCTGGGTCTCGGCCTTGCGCTCGGCACCGTAGCCTGCACCCCTTCGGCTCCTCCGGCGCCGCCGCCGCTGACCGACTACACCCGTAACTCCGGTGCGCCGCGCGCACCCGAGCAGCTGGCGGTGACGTTCGACCATGCCGATCTGGGCATTCGCGTCGACCCCGTCAGGCACTGGATCGAGGGCGACGCCCGGCTGACCTTCGGGGTGACCGCGCCGCTGAAGCGCGTCGTGCTTGACCTTGACCGGAACCTGCCCATCGACTCGGTCGAGGTCGACGGCAAGGCGTTAACGGTGAGCGGGTATCGCAATCCGGACGGCCGTCTTTCCATCGACCTGCCGCGTCCGCTCGGGGCGGGCGCAAAAACCACCGTGCGTGTCGTCTATCACGGCAGTCCGCATACGGCCGTCCATGCGCCGTGGGACGGTGGATTCGTCTGGGCGACCACGCCGGACGGCAAGCCCTGGGTGGCCACCGCGGTGGAGGGCGAGGGCTGCGACCTGTTCTGGCCTTGCATCGACCATCCGCAGGGCCGCCCGAAGCTGGTGGACGAGCACATCACCGTCCCCGCGCCGCTGGTGGCTGTCGGCAATGGCGTGGCCATGGGTATGGACGAAGCGAACGGCATGCGTACGTATCACTGGCGCAGCCACGACGTGAGCACGTATGGCGTCGCCCTGAACATCGCGCCGTATCGCGAGCTGTCCGCGTCGTATAAAAGTCGCTTCGGCAACGTCATCCCGCTGCACTACTGGTACGTGGACGACGAGAAGAAGGCGAAGCAGCTGTTCGCCGAGTTCCCCGCCATGCTCGACTTCCTCGAAAGCGCCGTCGGTCCGTATCCTTTCGGCACGGAGAAGATGGGCGTCGCCGAGACACCGTTCAAAGGCATGGAGCACCAGACCGTCAACGCCTACGGCAACGAGTACGCGAAAAACGTCTATGGCTACGACGACCTGCTGCAGCATGAGCTGGCGCACGAGTGGTTCGGCAATCAGATGACCAATGCGAACTGGGACGACATGTGGTTGCATGAGGCCTTCGCGACCTATATGCAGCCCGCTTACGCCGAGTCCATCGGCGGGAAGATGTCGTATTTCGCGAGCCTGATGCAGATCCGCAGCCGGATCGCCAACCACCATCCGATCGTGTCCGGCACGCCGCGTCGCGAGGAAGACGTGTACGAGGACGAGCGCGGTGGTCCGGGCCAGGACATCTACAACAAGGGTGCGCTGATGCTGCACACCCTGCGCAACCTGATCGGCGACGAGGCGTTCTACCGGGCGGCACGCGAGCTGGTGTACGGCACGGATCATCCGGTGCCGGGCAACTTCGCGCCGCGTTACGGTACGACGAAGGAATACATCGACATCGTCGACAGGGTCACCGGCAAGGACATGCACTGGTTCTTCAACGTGTATCTCTACCAGGCGGCTTTGCCGGAGATCGTCACGACCCGTGAGGGGCAGCAACTGCACCTGGCCTGGTCGGTGCCGGGGAAGGGGCCGTTCCCGATGCCGGTGGACGTACGAGTCGGCGATCGCATCGTGAGCCTGCCGATGACCGATGGACGGGGTGACGTCACGCTGCCCGAGGGCGCCTCCTACACCGTCGATCCGGATTCGAAGCTGCTCCGCCGCGATACGGGCATCGAGGCGTATCGCGATTACATGGACAAGCGCAAGCCCAGGCCGCACTGA